One window of Camelina sativa cultivar DH55 chromosome 4, Cs, whole genome shotgun sequence genomic DNA carries:
- the LOC104784454 gene encoding short-chain dehydrogenase reductase 3a-like — protein MSGSKLNGKIVIITGGASGIGAESARLFANHGAKVVIVDVQEELGQNVVVSIGNDRGSFYRCDVSNETEVENAVKFTVEKHGKLDVLFSNAGVILFSQPGVVETPGSILDLDLQRFDRTMAVNVRGAAVFIKHAARAMVEKGTRGSIVCTTSVTAEVGGQGSHEYTASKHGLVGLIKSVCGDLGKHGIRINGVAPFAVATGMTSHDEETAKQVEGYCEAKGILKGVVLKARHVAEAALFLASDDSAYISGQNLAVDGGYLKLQNLLCSVKILVICFPVIDEVMKVF, from the exons ATGTCGGGAAGCAA ATTGAATGGCAAAATCGTGATTATAACAGGCGGAGCCAGCGGGATTGGAGCCGAATCCGCTAGGCTGTTCGCTAACCACGGAGCTAAAGTGGTCATAGTTGACGTACAAGAAGAGCTAGGTCAAAACGTTGTCGTTTCAATAGGTAACGACAGAGGAAGTTTTTACCGTTGCGATGTTTCGAACGAAACAGAGGTAGAAAACGCCGTTAAGTTCACCGTCGAAAAACACGGAAAGCTAGACGTTCTGTTTAGTAACGCTGGAGTCATTCTGTTTAGCCAACCGGGCGTCGTGGAAACGCCGGGAAGCATACTCGACTTGGATCTCCAAAGGTTTGACCGAACAATGGCGGTGAACGTTCGTGGAGCGGCTGTGTTTATCAAACACGCGGCACGTGCCATGGTGGAGAAAGGCACGCGTGGTTCCATCGTTTGTACGACCAGCGTTACGGCGGAGGTTGGTGGTCAGGGATCTCATGAGTACACGGCGTCGAAGCATGGGCTCGTGGGGCTGATTAAATCGGTTTGTGGCGATTTAGGGAAACATGGGATAAGAATAAACGGCGTCGCACCGTTCGCGGTGGCGACGGGGATGACTAGCCACGACGAGGAGACGGCGAAGCAGGTTGAAGGGTATTGCGAAGCTAAAGGGATTCTTAAAGGTGTTGTGTTGAAGGCTCGACACGTGGCAGAGGCTGCTCTGTTTCTTGCTTCTGATGATTCGGCTTATATCAGTGGTCAGAACTTAGCAGTGGATGGTGGTTATTTGAAACTGCAGAATCTCTTATGTTCAGTAAAAATATTGGTCATTTGTTTCCCTGTTATTGATGAAGTTATGAAAGTGTTTTAG